Genomic segment of Corynebacterium urealyticum DSM 7109:
CTGACCCTGGCCAAGCACCCGCCGACCGTCATCATGCTCGCCGGTCTGCAGGGTGCGGGTAAGACCACCCTGGCCGGTAAACTCGCCCGCTACCTTTCCAAGCAGGGCCACACCCCGATGCTGGTGGCCTGTGACCTCCAGCGCCCGGGCGCGGTGCAGCAGCTGCAGATCGTCGGTGAGCGCGCAGGTGTGACCACCTTTGCCCCGGATCCGGGCACCAGCCTGGAATCTCACGACCACGAAATGGGGACCTCCACGGGAGACCCGGTTGAGGTCGCCGAGAAGGGTATTGAGGAGGCTTACCGCACCCAGCACGACATCGTCATCATCGATACCGCAGGCCGCCTCGGTATCGATGAGACGCTGATGACGCAGGCGCGCAATATCCGCGACGCCGTCGAGCCCGACGAGGTGCTCTTCGTCATCGACGCCATGACTGGTCAGGACGCCGTGACGACGGCCGAGGCCTTCCGCGACGGCGTTGACTTCACTGGTGTGGTCTTGACCAAGCTGGACGGCGACGCCCGTGGTGGTGCCGCACTGTCCATTCGTGAGGTCACCGGCAAGCCGATTCTGTTCGCCTCCACGGGTGAGAAGCTCGAGGACTTCGACGTCTTCCACCCGGACCGCATGGCCTCCCGCATCCTGGGCATGGGTGACGTCCTCACCCTGATCGAGCAGGCCGAGCAGGTCGTCGACCAGGAGAAGGCCATGAGCTCTGCCGAGCGCATGGCATCCGGCGAGCTGACGCTGGAGGACTTCCTCGAGCAAATGATGATGATCCGCAAGATGGGTCCGCTCGGCAATATCCTGAAGATGCTGCCTGGTGGTTCCCAGATGTCCCAGATCGCGGACATGGTCGATGAGAAGCAGCTGGACCGCATTCAGGCCATCATCCGAGGCATGACCCCGGCGGAGCGTAATGACCCGAAGATCCTCAATGCCTCCCGCCGCAAGCGCATTGCCGCCGGTTCTGGCGTGCAGGTCTCCGAGGTTAACCAGCTGGTTGAGCGCTTCTTCGAGGCGAAGAAGATGATGGGGCGCATGGCTGGTCAGTTCGGCATGCCGGGGGGCCGTTCTGCGACGAAGAAGCAGAAGAACCACCGCAAGGGCAAGGGGAAGAAGGGCCGTAACAAGAACCGTCGTTCCCCGCAGCGCATGAACCGCCAGGGCATGCCGGGGATGCCTGGAATGCCGGGCATGCCGGGCATGGGAGGCGGAATGCCTTCCATGAAGGAGCTCAAGGCGCTGCAGGATCAGCTGCCCCCGGGTATGGAGGGCATCGACGTGGAGAAGATGTTCGGCGGAGGCAAGAAGTAGCCTCGCCCTCCCGTCACCACTTCGCGGCGGTGGCGGCCGCCAGTGTTTGCGACTGGCGGCTAAGTGCCGCACACAGTGCGGAAGCCCCTTGGGGAGGGGGTGGGCTTCTCCCAGTGCTCGAGGCCCGCGCGGCGTGTGAAGGGGTCGCGCAAGGCTTCCCACAGCTGCTCGAAGGGGGAGTAGTCGCCGCCGAGGGCCGATGCTAGTGACTCTTCGACGTGAGCGTTGCGGGGGTAATACACCGGGTTGGTGCGGGACAAGAGCATTCTATCGGGGTTGGCGTTGGCCCACTGCTCGCACCAGCCCACGACATCGCGCAGTGCAGCGCTATTATTGTCCAGCCCACCGCTGGCTGACCACGTGTCATGCCAGGCTTGGCTGCTGATCTCCACCAGGTTGGCCTCGGTGTCCGTGAGCTGGCGCAGGACCTGCGCCACATCGAGCTGATGCTCGTCGGCCAGCGCCTGGAACTCGCTCAGTACGTGCTGGTGGGAAGGCTGCTGCGGGTCGAGACCGAGCGCGTCGGCGAATTCCTCATCCAGCGCGCGGGTGTATATCGCCGAATACTCATCCAGCACCTCTTGCGCTTCTGCCACCGCGCTGCGGTTCGCCTCGGCCGAGTCCACGCCTGGCGTTGGGGTCAATAGCGGCAGCATGGCCTCAGCCAGGCGTGCCAGGTTCCAGCCCCCAATGGCGGGCTGGTTGCCGAAGGCGTAGCGGCCGTGGGTGTCGATCGAGCTGAACACTGCCTGCGGGTCGAAGTGATCCACGAAGGCTGCCGGCCCGTAGTCCAGCGTGAAGCCACCGATGGCGGTGTTATCCGTGTTCATTACCCCGTGGACGAATCCGAGCCGCATCCACCGTGCGATCAGCCGGGCCTGTGCTGCTGAGACATGACGGTATAGCTCCAGGTAGCGCTCCGGCGCCGCGAGTTCCGCGAGCTCAGGGAAGTGGCGCTGGATCGCCATGTCTGCCACCCGCCCCAATAGGCCCGAGGCGCTCTCCGGATCCCGCATACGCGCTGCCTGAAAGGTCCCGACCCTGAGGTGGCTGGTGGCGACTCGGACGACGGCGGCTGCTGGTTCCGTGCGGTGGCGCCGAAGCTGTTCGCCGGTGGTGAGCACCGCCAGGCTCCGGGCGGTTGGGACACCCGCGGCAGACATAAACTCACTGAGCAGGAATTCGCGCAACGCTGCCGAAAGCGGGGCCTTGCCGTCGGAGCCGGGGCGCGAGTACACAGTGGTGCCTGCCCCCTTGACGTGAAGGTCCACCAGCTCGTCGGTGTCCGGGACGCGACGCTCACCCAGGAGGACGGCGCGCCCGTCGCCCATCAGCGCGTTGAAACTGCCGAACTGGTGGCCGGCGTAGAACTGGGCAACCGGGCGGGCGTCGGAATCAGTTCCACGGCCGAGCAGAAACTGCACGCCAGCGGGGGAGCGGAGCCAGGCAACGTCCAGGCCCAGTTCCACAGCCAGGGGCTCATTCAGCACCAGAATCCGCGCCTCGGGCAGTGGGGCAGCAGGCTCGTAAGGC
This window contains:
- the ffh gene encoding signal recognition particle protein, which gives rise to MFESLSDRLSGALKGLRGKGRLTEQDINTTAREIRLALLEADVSLPVVRAFIKRIKERANGVIVSEALNPAQQVIKIVDEELKEILGGETRRLTLAKHPPTVIMLAGLQGAGKTTLAGKLARYLSKQGHTPMLVACDLQRPGAVQQLQIVGERAGVTTFAPDPGTSLESHDHEMGTSTGDPVEVAEKGIEEAYRTQHDIVIIDTAGRLGIDETLMTQARNIRDAVEPDEVLFVIDAMTGQDAVTTAEAFRDGVDFTGVVLTKLDGDARGGAALSIREVTGKPILFASTGEKLEDFDVFHPDRMASRILGMGDVLTLIEQAEQVVDQEKAMSSAERMASGELTLEDFLEQMMMIRKMGPLGNILKMLPGGSQMSQIADMVDEKQLDRIQAIIRGMTPAERNDPKILNASRRKRIAAGSGVQVSEVNQLVERFFEAKKMMGRMAGQFGMPGGRSATKKQKNHRKGKGKKGRNKNRRSPQRMNRQGMPGMPGMPGMPGMGGGMPSMKELKALQDQLPPGMEGIDVEKMFGGGKK
- a CDS encoding protein adenylyltransferase SelO family protein produces the protein MCFRNSSQPESFNSQRPHTLAAGPPRLEYNFAHQLPELAAPYEPAAPLPEARILVLNEPLAVELGLDVAWLRSPAGVQFLLGRGTDSDARPVAQFYAGHQFGSFNALMGDGRAVLLGERRVPDTDELVDLHVKGAGTTVYSRPGSDGKAPLSAALREFLLSEFMSAAGVPTARSLAVLTTGEQLRRHRTEPAAAVVRVATSHLRVGTFQAARMRDPESASGLLGRVADMAIQRHFPELAELAAPERYLELYRHVSAAQARLIARWMRLGFVHGVMNTDNTAIGGFTLDYGPAAFVDHFDPQAVFSSIDTHGRYAFGNQPAIGGWNLARLAEAMLPLLTPTPGVDSAEANRSAVAEAQEVLDEYSAIYTRALDEEFADALGLDPQQPSHQHVLSEFQALADEHQLDVAQVLRQLTDTEANLVEISSQAWHDTWSASGGLDNNSAALRDVVGWCEQWANANPDRMLLSRTNPVYYPRNAHVEESLASALGGDYSPFEQLWEALRDPFTRRAGLEHWEKPTPSPRGFRTVCGT